The following is a genomic window from Rhodomicrobium lacus.
GTTCAGACCCGAATCCAGACCGCGTCGGCGGCTTCACCGGCGGCCCCCCAATCTCGACCCATTGAATCCGCGCGACCTCTTCCGCCCCGCTCCTGTCGACGCTCCAGGTGACCTCAACCCTGCCTGACTTGGTGGAAAGCGCGCCATATTTCGCGGCATTCGTCGTCAGTTCATGAACAGCCATCCCGAGCATTTGGGCTTGCCCAGGTGTCAAGTTCACGCTCTCGCCATCGAGCGTAAAGCGTGGGTTATCGCAGTCTTGATCGTAGGGCGAGAGCTCCGAAGCGAAGATGCGTCGCAAGGAAGCGCCCTTCCAATGGCTCTCGGTAAGAAGATTGTGCGTTTTCGAAAGCGCCATAAGACGAGACTGGAAGGCGTCGGCGAACTCGGCAAGGGTCGTCGCGTGTCTCGCGGTTTCTCTCGAAATCGCAGCCACAGTCGCAAGAGTGTTTTTGGTTCGATGATCCAGTTCTTTCATTAGCAGGTCTCGCTGCCGTTCCGAGCGAACCGTTTCGCTAACGTCTCGCGCCACGATCGATGCGGCGCCGATGCTGCCATCCGCGTTGCGCACGGGAGAGACGGTTATCGACATAGGGATGTGTCTTCCGTCTTTCGCCGCGAGCAGGGTTTCAAGGCACTTGACCGCCTCGCCAGTCTTCACCCTCTCCAGAACGCCGGGTATCTCGTCCTTCTCACCCGGGGCGACGAGGGTGGAAAGCGGCTTACCCACTATCTCCTCCGCAGTGTAGTAGAAAATCTTCTCCGCACCCGTGTTCCAGCTGGAAATTATGCCATCAAGCGAATGGCCGATGATCGCGTCATCCGAGGATTCGACAATCGCGGCCAGGAACGCAAGGGTTTCCTGATGGCGCTTTTGTTCGAAAATGTCGACGAACGTGATAACGACCCCATCAACGACACCATTGAGTGTCCGATATGGCCTTACGCGCATCAGGAACGTTGTCCCGTTATCGGGCATGTGAACCTCGCGCTCCACAACGGACAGCGCCGCCAGGGCGCGCCGAACATCCGCTTCGATGGCGTGATAGCTAAGACGGCTGGCGATCTCTATAACGGGGCGTCCCCGGTCGGCTTCGCGCAGGTGGAAAAGTTTCGTGCAAGCGGCCGTAAAAGTGCGCACGCATAAATCGTTGTCGAGGAACAGGATGGCGATGTCCGTGCTTTCCAGCAAATTTTGAAGATCGCTGTTCAATCGATGCAAAATGGTGTTTTTTTCGCTGAGTTCGTTATTTACGGTTTGCAGCTCCTCGTTGATCGACTGCATTTCCTCTTTTGATGACTCCAACTCTTCGTTGGAGGATTGCAGTTCCTCATTGAGAGACTGATATTCGTCGTTCGCAGATTTCAGGTCTTCATTCGCCTGCTCCGCCTCGTCGAGAGCCGCCTGAAGGCGTACCCTGATGGCCCTTAGTTCGGCTTCGAGTTCTCGACTGCCACTGCTCCGGTCTTCCTTGTCGCGTGCTTCCGCCGGCTCTTTCAGTGTCTCTATTTCCTGAAAAATGACGATGTAGTGCGAGGCCTGACCCACGCCAGGAAGAACCGGCTCCACAATGAGGTTTATGGAATCGCTCTTGCCTGCAATTTCAATCGGGACGTTCTCTTGCACCGCCCTGAACCCTGTCGCTGCTGCTTTTTGCAGTAGAGAGCGAACCGCCGGACGCAGAGCATTCTGGATGAGATTGAAGAGGTTAAAGCTGGCGGCACCCGGCTGCGGATCGAGATATTTTCCGGTTTGTCCCGAAAAACTGATCACCTGATGTTTCTGGTCGATGAGAAGATGGGCCGGAGCATATCTCTCCATCACACGCCGCGCGCCTCTTTCGATGCCGCTTTCCACTGCAGGCCGATTAGGTGCGCCAGCCGCAGAGGCGATCATGCCTCTCGACGCAGCGGACGACAAGGGCAGACTCGGCAGCGCAGCGGGAGTGTCGTTGCGTCGCGCGAAAAGACGATGTTTCTTGTCTGCCTCGGTAAAGAAATGCTCCTGCCGGGCGATACTTTCGGATGGCCCGAGAAAGAGATAACCGCTCGAACGAAGTGCATAATGGAAGATCGGGATAAGTCGGTCTTGCAGCGCTGTATCGAGATAGATCAGGAGATTTCGACAGGAAATCAGATCGAGTTTGGAGAAGGGCGGATCGCGAAGCACGTTGTGAACCGAGAAAACGATGGTTTCCCGGAGCTCCGGCGAGACGGCATAATGATCGCACTCGCGAACGAACCACCGTTGGAGCCGTTGCGGCGAGACGGAGTCCAGCAGCGCGCGTGGGTATCGTCCGGCGCGGGCGTGCGCTATCGCACGATCGTCGATGTCGGTCGCAAAGATCATAATTTTCGGGGCGGAGGGCAGCTTTGCGACGGCTTCCATCAAAAGGATGGCGATCGAATAGGCTTCCTCACCCGTGGCGCATCCCGCGACCCAGACACGCACCTGATCGTCGACGCCTTTGCCCGCAACGAGACCCGGTATGACTTTCGTCTCCAGCGCCTCGAAGGCGGCTGGATCGCGAAAGAATTGAGTGACCCCGATCAGGAGATCGCGAAACAATAATTCAAGTTCTTTTGGATTGCCTTGCAGTTCTTTGAGATAGTCCTCTATGCTATCAAGGTGCAGTACAAGCATGCGCCGCTGAATACGTCGCACGAAAGTTTTTTCCTTGTACTCTGAAAAATCATGGCCGACCGCGTTGCGAAGCAACGCGGCTATCTCAAGCAGATGCTTGGCTGCATCTTCACGGATGCCTTCGGCATTCTTGTGCGCCTTCGCCTTCACGAGATGATGTTTATATTCGAGCAGTTTCGCCGGAATGTCCTTCACCTGCAAGACATAATCGACGAAGCCTGTCGCCGCCGCGCTGCGCGGCATGCCAAGCTTGGCCTGATGTTCGACTTCGCCCTGTGCGATCGTGAGGCCGCCGTGTTCCTTGATCGAGACCAACCCGAGAGAGCCGTCGCTTCCGGTTCCGGAGAGGATCACGCAAACGGCATTCTCGCCCTGATCGCGAGCGAGGGAAAACATGAACGTATCGATCGGGCGGCGAATCCCACGTGGCGGCGCAGGTTTAATAACGACAAAACGTCCATTCGCGACGGTGAGGGTGGCGTTTGAAGGGATGACGAACACCTGGTTCGGCAGGACTTCGCTTCCGTCCACCGCCTCTGTCACAGGCATGGCGGTGGTCTTGCCCAGAATGTCTGCAAGCATGCTTTTGTGGTCGGGGGCAAGGTGCTGAACAAGCACGAAGACCATGCCGCTGTCGGACGGCATATTTTCGAAGAAGGTTTTGAACGCCTCCAGGCCGCCGACCGACGCCCCTACGCCGACGATGAGGGACGACGAGTTCTTGGCGAACCGTGGAGCGTGAAGGGAGTTGGTTTCCTCAGAGATCAATGAAGCCTTGTCTGAGGCGCCTGGGCCTTTTGCGCGGCGCGGCTTGTTCGCTGTCACGATATTTTGCCCTAGTTATTGGTTAAGATAGCGGCGCATAGATCAAGTTGATATTTATTATGATCCATAACCTTGTTGCATGCAAACAAGAGTAATCTTGAAGCCACTGCTATGGACGTTTCGTGAGCATAAAATTGTTATGTCACGACCAAGGTATGATTCAACCCTTTTCATCTTGGGCTGTGTAATTGGATTGTTGCGGCTTCTGGTTGATCTGGTCTTCCGTAGCAACAAGAAGCGTGTCTTCCCCGAAACATTCTTCATGTCGTTCTCAGCCTCTTCCGGGCTACCTCAGAACGAGGTCTATGGACCCCGTCCGGAGATAAGTCTCTATCTCCGGACGGTCATGCGTCCTTCGTCGCCGGTCGCCGGTGCAGGCATTCGGTGAGATTAGCCAGACTTGCCTCAGCCGCCGCTGCGCGGTGAAGGGCTTCTTGAAGTTCGGTCCGCCCGCCTTCGAACGGGAAGCGACGCACTGCGGCTTCGTTCTGTTCGATGTAGGAGAGCAGCCGCATGTCATCGTCGTCGGCACGCATTGGCACCGAGAGGCGTGGTTTGCTGGCGGGCGGAAGTTTCTCTCGGTCGCGACGAAACGAGCCGGAGATAAGCCGCAGCGCGATTTCGCGGGCCTCGCGGTGGGAGACGACAGTAGGCTTTTCCATAGGCATCAAAGTTTGCATACTGTAAACCTTCAGAGCGAAGAAAAAGCGAGCATAGTCGGCGCCCGCTTTCAGGTTGCCGTGCGCTGGGTGCCCATGAATTGGCGGACTTCCTCAACATCCCAGTAGCGGCGCTTGCGAATATAATACGGCTTCGGAAAGCCGAGGCATTCGGTTCGTAGCCAACGGTAGAGCGTTGAGTCTGAGACGTTGCCGCAAATCTCTCGGACGCGGGCGGAGGTGATCAGGTTCCCCTTTGGTGGGTTGGACATATCTGCCTCATATTGTATCGTTCCATTGCAAATAGATGTGACAAGGTTTGCCATATGTCAACGATTATCCGTGGAGCGGCGCGACATTTGCCATAGACGGCGCTACGCCTTCCACCTCGGCGACATGCTTCGCCCATAGGGCGAGCGCAGCCTTCTTCTCAGCGAAGTAGGCGTGGCGATTGTAGATCCCAGCGACACCAGCCTTCGCGCCCGACACGTGGTTCAGCACAGCTTCGATGACGTGAGGCTGCACGCCGAGGCCTGCCATGCCTGTGGCCGTCGAGCGGCGCAGGTCATGCCATGTCCAACGAGGGAGGGCCTGAATCTTCTCCGGGTCTTCCCCGAGTTCGGCGGCTTCCTTGCGCGCGATGGCGAGCATGGCCGCGTCGAGTCGCTCCTTGGCGTCGGAAAAAGCAACAAGGGGGGTGCCTCCGGTGACCGTGAACGCGAGCCCGTGCTCGCCAATGCGAGGCATGTCCGCCAGCATCTTAGCGGCGTCGCGGGGCAGGGGAAGAAGTAACGGGCGGCCGTTCTTTGTGCGTTCGCCGGGGATTTCCCAGCGCGGATCGGCCGTGTCGAGCCCGGTGAACTCCACCCATGGTGCGGATGCCACCTCGTTGCGACGCGCTCCGGTATAGATCAATAAACGTACAAACTCACGCCAAGGAGTTCCCAAGGCACTCGAGGCAGCGAGCACGGCGCCGAGTTCATCGTCGCTGAGAACGCGCTCACGCGATGATCGAGGGGAGGGGGGTCTAAGCTTCTCGAAAGGTGAATGTTCGTAGCCCGGCAGATCACGGGCGAGCGCCCAGGAGAAGAGCGCGCGTGCCTTGGCAAATACTTGGTTTGCTGTCGCCGCGTGCCCGCGTTCCATCAGCGGGTCGGTAAGCCGCAATATGTCTCTTCGGGTGACGCTTTCAATTCGGCGGCCGCCCCATGCCTTCACCACATGCTGGCGCAAGGTGCGCTCGACCTCGGCCCCTGACTTCAATTTGCGGACGTGGCGCTGGACGTAGGCGTCGACCACATTTTCTATCAGGTTCGCCGATGCCCGCCTCTCCTCCATGGCCGCAAGGCGGGTGGCCCGTTCTGCTTTTTTCTGCTCTGCCGGTTCGACGC
Proteins encoded in this region:
- a CDS encoding CheR family methyltransferase; the protein is MTANKPRRAKGPGASDKASLISEETNSLHAPRFAKNSSSLIVGVGASVGGLEAFKTFFENMPSDSGMVFVLVQHLAPDHKSMLADILGKTTAMPVTEAVDGSEVLPNQVFVIPSNATLTVANGRFVVIKPAPPRGIRRPIDTFMFSLARDQGENAVCVILSGTGSDGSLGLVSIKEHGGLTIAQGEVEHQAKLGMPRSAAATGFVDYVLQVKDIPAKLLEYKHHLVKAKAHKNAEGIREDAAKHLLEIAALLRNAVGHDFSEYKEKTFVRRIQRRMLVLHLDSIEDYLKELQGNPKELELLFRDLLIGVTQFFRDPAAFEALETKVIPGLVAGKGVDDQVRVWVAGCATGEEAYSIAILLMEAVAKLPSAPKIMIFATDIDDRAIAHARAGRYPRALLDSVSPQRLQRWFVRECDHYAVSPELRETIVFSVHNVLRDPPFSKLDLISCRNLLIYLDTALQDRLIPIFHYALRSSGYLFLGPSESIARQEHFFTEADKKHRLFARRNDTPAALPSLPLSSAASRGMIASAAGAPNRPAVESGIERGARRVMERYAPAHLLIDQKHQVISFSGQTGKYLDPQPGAASFNLFNLIQNALRPAVRSLLQKAAATGFRAVQENVPIEIAGKSDSINLIVEPVLPGVGQASHYIVIFQEIETLKEPAEARDKEDRSSGSRELEAELRAIRVRLQAALDEAEQANEDLKSANDEYQSLNEELQSSNEELESSKEEMQSINEELQTVNNELSEKNTILHRLNSDLQNLLESTDIAILFLDNDLCVRTFTAACTKLFHLREADRGRPVIEIASRLSYHAIEADVRRALAALSVVEREVHMPDNGTTFLMRVRPYRTLNGVVDGVVITFVDIFEQKRHQETLAFLAAIVESSDDAIIGHSLDGIISSWNTGAEKIFYYTAEEIVGKPLSTLVAPGEKDEIPGVLERVKTGEAVKCLETLLAAKDGRHIPMSITVSPVRNADGSIGAASIVARDVSETVRSERQRDLLMKELDHRTKNTLATVAAISRETARHATTLAEFADAFQSRLMALSKTHNLLTESHWKGASLRRIFASELSPYDQDCDNPRFTLDGESVNLTPGQAQMLGMAVHELTTNAAKYGALSTKSGRVEVTWSVDRSGAEEVARIQWVEIGGPPVKPPTRSGFGSELIEDGLSFETGSDVRLEFASAGLRCSIAMPLMRAEK
- a CDS encoding tyrosine-type recombinase/integrase produces the protein MAIKLTATAITALKPKDKAYELSDVESGLRIVVRPSGSKSFVVRYRFGKRFGKVTLGPCSDLSLTEARERARNAMKLVRQGVEPAEQKKAERATRLAAMEERRASANLIENVVDAYVQRHVRKLKSGAEVERTLRQHVVKAWGGRRIESVTRRDILRLTDPLMERGHAATANQVFAKARALFSWALARDLPGYEHSPFEKLRPPSPRSSRERVLSDDELGAVLAASSALGTPWREFVRLLIYTGARRNEVASAPWVEFTGLDTADPRWEIPGERTKNGRPLLLPLPRDAAKMLADMPRIGEHGLAFTVTGGTPLVAFSDAKERLDAAMLAIARKEAAELGEDPEKIQALPRWTWHDLRRSTATGMAGLGVQPHVIEAVLNHVSGAKAGVAGIYNRHAYFAEKKAALALWAKHVAEVEGVAPSMANVAPLHG